AAAATAATTCTTAGTAGAGCTTGAATTATGTTGAGTATGAACCAAACTTTGACACTTCACGCTAGCATAAGGTCAGCATCAACCATTAGATTGAGCATAATCATGGTCCTTGACCGTAGGATGGGGCATGTCACCAAACAATCCTTTCAGCTCAAGAGTGCTTGCTTGGCTAGTAGATCTTTCTAATCTCAAAATTCCATCTTCACTAATGCGAGGTCACGATGGTGTACTAATGATATGAATGACTGGGTTAAACAAACGATCGACATGATATTATTctagcgaaaaagaaaaaggaaagagcaataAAGATCTTTATAATCCCATTAAAGAAAGAGGAGTTTGGCTGGGGAGGATCAATCAAAACTTAGTTCTCCGTCTCTATTTCAATTATGGATAGTCAGCCTAATTCAAGGGGACCCAAATCCGTTTCAATAAGGCACGACATGTTGGAATTGCCCCCAAAATCATACGGTGAGGATTCTCTCAACTCCCCGTGACACCCTAAATAATGGCCAATCCGCCATTTATTTTGTTCCGTTCGATGGGCCatgaaatattaaaagaaaGGCACAAAATCCACAATTATCAGCAATAGGGCAACCAATCAAAGATTCCACTACAACCCATGAAGCATTGGAACTATCCCATACGTGGACTTCAGGTAGGGAAATTTCCATATAAAATTGCAGAAGATACTAATTTCCAACATGAAAACGACAATGGCGATGACTATGCATCCCCCCAATACTTCTCTAATGTGGATCGGACAAGATTAACATCGGCAAGACACTGATACTTAAAgtaattagaaaagaaaaagaaaatccgacacgctaaagaaaaaaaaagatttaatatATTATTCAAATCATGTATGATGCACATTCCCAATGCGAATGACATTTGGCATGAGAGTTTTCTCGTGAATATTCACTCACTGGCtgttttttgttccaaaagcaATAAAATTCACACTAACATCATCGGAAAGAGACCATCTTCCTGTCAAGGGGTTGTACACAAATCCAGCCATCTCTTTGACCTGGATGAATCCGAGGATGGACGACCAAGATTCAGCAAAAGTATGTTGATCACATTATAAAACTGAGGCATAGCGAACACAAGAAATGGTCGAAAAGCATGCAATCGTGGCTTACACAGATAGAAGAACGTTGTAGGATTAACACTAGCTCTTCAGGGGTAAGGAAACTCAACCACTGGTGTGTACCTTTCGGAAGCTGCAATGTAGAAATGCGAACATGCATTGCCTTGTTAAATTCTAGATCTAACTGACAAGTGATGTCTACTAGCTAAATCATTTTCACACTTCATTGTAATCTCACCGTCTAATCACGCAACCATTAATCTAGAAGAGAACAAACTACCTGAAAACTGAAAGTGAAACCGCTGAATTAAAAGAATCATCACCCAGTCAAAATTTTGCAGTTGTCTACGCTATTTCACCAAGGAATTTCCTTGGTGAAATAAATATCAAACCCCTTACAAATTTCCTAACCCAAAACGAACGAAGACTCGCTGCATCTCTTACTTTTGCCCACACACATTTGAATTTTAATGGTCAAGGAAAAACAGACCAATGTCTCCAGTGCTATGTTAgaaaataacatgcattttgaaACATGTTGAACAACAGCAGAAACTACTTACGCAATTATAATTTTGCAATTGATCAATAGTAGAGATATAGTcagggagaaaggaaaagaaacatacCCAATGGAGGAGGTACTCGGCAGCAACAATAGCAGTTGCATATGCTCTCATAGAACGGTTAATAGTCGAAATCACCAAAGCTCCCTCAGGAATTGTCAATGCCGAGAGTGACTGACAAAACTCAGCAGGATCTGCTACATGCTCTATCACCTGTAGTCATTCAAAAGTGCACTTACGTAAAAacccttttattatttattggatccagaatataaaaaaatgccatCAAGCACCCATGACCTAAAAGTTATATAGGATTGTGCTGCTGTAGCCTGAAAATTCATTCCACGAGTGAAAAGCAGAAAACAAGAAGGCATCTAGAAGATGTAATGAAGCAAATCTGTCATGAAAGCATCTAGAAGATCATAATTAAACATTAAAGAAAGTGGTTTGAAAAAGAATAAGCGTGTGGTTCTGGCAGGGAATAGGTACCTCCAAAGAGATCACTGCATCAAATTTCCTTTGTTCTTCAACAAGCTTTTCTGTCCATTGCATGAATCACATAAGCTTTCAAGATTCGTGTTTTGACTGATGAAATCTTACGAGTATATAACTTTCTCTATCATAATCCTCCTTTAATCTCCCATTGCAAAGAAAAAAGCCAAGAAATATACATTTAGAAGTATTCGTTTGCTGATCCACGCTACAAGTTTGTAACCACCACCAAAAGTCAAACCCCATACTGGCCAGAAATCTACATTTACATAGTACCACACTAGCAGCAAACTGCCTCCTACAAGAGTGAATTTGAGCCATAGCATGACTTTTAACACCTGTCCTTGGTTTATTTTCTTGCTAAAACCTTGTGCCCCGCCAGTTACATGAGCATTCAGCAGGCTATCATTTTATTCTGATACAGCTGCATGTGAGCCAAAAGACTCAAAACCACACTTACAGAGAAACATTGGAAAAGGTAAGCCTCAGCCCTGCCCAAGTGCCTTATTAAAGCTCTAACACTTTTACCATCCCCAGATTATACTGACATTTAGTAAAATGTCCTTGGTACTATCACTTTTGAGCTCTGAAATTATAAACTCCAGATATAAATCACTGCTCAGATATAGAATCCTGCTAAACAGTTACTATAACGCTAAGGATAGTGATCCACAGACCTTAAGTAACAAGATAGGGGACTCTTGACAAAACACAAGATAATCTGAATCCAAAAGAGAGCTACCTTAGAGAGAGACTTTCATGCATCACAATGTCAATATTTTGCTAACCACATGACTTGCAAGTAGTAGGTGTGGTACATTGTGGATTGATGGCTGTATAATCACCAATCGTGATGCTATCCTACAATACTTCCAGCTAGGCATTCTTAGATTGAATGTAAGAGCGTTTtggtttttgcaaaaaatgataacTACAAGGGGAGTCTCAGAAGTGGACAAGTAAAAAACTTGACAGAGAAATGGAGTTCTCCCCTCACAAGGTAATGATccactaaaacatgaaaatatgcaTTAGACGATACTTtgattttgtcattcttttacttttaagtctgtcaaaagtttcaaacttttcAGGGTAATTGTGCTTCCATGTGTGAGACTCTACTAGTTACCTGTAGCTGCATCCAAACTAAGTGTTCTCACTAATTTTCGAACTACCAGAAAGAAATGCTTGATCTACGCGTAAGATGAACATACCAGCTGTTGTACAGCAATATTCAATCGTTGAAGTCACTGGATCCAAATCCTGTGTTGATAAAGAATGTTATCATCCAGATAAAACTTGCAAGTTGATCATTATTATTAGCAAAAATTGCTTTCAGCTAATTAAGAAATTATGCTTTGTAATATCACTCTAGTCCAAATATTAATCAGAGAAAAAAATCTGTAATGAGCAATACTTATTTATGGCAACACACAAATGTTATGGAATTATCTTACCCAGTGCTTCAAAGGTTAACCAGCAAAACCCTTTTAACAGGATTCGCAGCATCAATCCAGTACTTAATTATCAAGTAAAATGTATCACAGGCTTCTTAGCTTACAACAATGATAATCAAACAAGAACGATCAGAATAACAAAAGGACTGAACAATAACAAAGTTGTGGACTATGCCAGAAAATCTCAATAGCTGGAGTAACTCATTAATTAATGAGACTTCCCAAGTATTGAGCATATGTTAATATTCAGACCGTAGGCATACTGAAGCTTCGACCCACTCAACCTACAGTTGGAAGAACAGCCAAGCGAGGGTAAGAAAAAATGTTTCTCATTTTAAGATCTTAAGGACACCGGGCTAATGGGATGCCTATTAATTCCCAGGTTTACTGCATCAGTGGACCCGgattcactctcattttttttattgccccAACAGAGGAAAAACTTGAATAATATACCAAGCAGGAATAAGGGCAagaaattgatttaattaaaagaGGAGTAAGGCAAGGAAGGCTA
The sequence above is drawn from the Rhodamnia argentea isolate NSW1041297 chromosome 9, ASM2092103v1, whole genome shotgun sequence genome and encodes:
- the LOC115755390 gene encoding ubiquinone biosynthesis O-methyltransferase, mitochondrial-like isoform X3 — protein: MASKLLHRVRAVSARLKYSRTLSPTLAAFASSRLLSDVAPSASTSPAPQSSGSSDKFEHNAKSSSVRSSLKDPELAKFSAIADTWKDPSSARPFEGMKIVDVGCGGGILSEPLARMGASVTGVDAVDKNIKIARIHADLDPVTSTIEYCCTTAEKLVEEQRKFDAVISLEVIEHVADPAEFCQSLSALTIPEGALVISTINRSMRAYATAIVAAEYLLHWLPKGTHQWLSFLTPEELVLILQRSSICVKEMAGFVYNPLTGRWSLSDDVSVNFIAFGTKNSQ